The following proteins are encoded in a genomic region of Chryseobacterium cucumeris:
- a CDS encoding SPOR domain-containing protein produces the protein MRNLIKIFSILSLFGFYNIEAQQVVKKDTLSGTELVMTMDSKINAALEGIEGKCAKAAPTNSSRDFSNNDSGISTGITTKPPKIFVPSRELTNAEICKKNPRILGFKIQITTVKSNEEANEVKSYFRKRFPNLKVETDASLRPNYKILAGSYFTKQSAASDLSKIREYFKSAVAVQYRIFCAEAK, from the coding sequence ATGAGAAATCTAATCAAAATATTTTCGATATTATCATTATTTGGATTTTATAATATTGAAGCACAGCAAGTTGTTAAAAAGGACACCCTGTCAGGAACAGAGCTTGTAATGACAATGGATTCCAAAATAAATGCTGCTTTGGAAGGAATTGAAGGGAAATGTGCTAAAGCTGCGCCAACAAATTCTTCCAGAGATTTCAGTAATAATGATAGTGGAATTTCTACAGGAATAACTACAAAACCACCTAAGATCTTTGTGCCAAGCAGAGAACTTACCAATGCTGAAATCTGTAAGAAAAATCCTAGAATTTTAGGATTTAAAATTCAGATTACAACAGTGAAAAGTAATGAAGAAGCCAACGAGGTGAAGTCTTATTTCAGAAAAAGATTTCCCAACCTGAAAGTGGAAACAGATGCGTCTTTAAGACCCAACTATAAGATTTTGGCCGGAAGTTATTTCACAAAACAAAGTGCTGCCAGTGATCTTTCGAAAATCAGAGAATACTTTAAATCTGCAGTAGCAGTACAGTATAGAATTTTCTGTGCCGAAGCAAAATAA
- a CDS encoding DUF3341 domain-containing protein has protein sequence MSTTKIVYGLYADDDDLMNGVKAFNDKGIAINEVYTPFPVHGLDKALGLKKTRISDAAFIYACYGVTIGATLTWYVMNHDWPQNIGGKPAFDWGHNMPAFVVPMFELMVFCAAHMMSLTFLVRNKMYPGAPAQNPDPRTTDDKFMMEFVTEDVESVKQLLIETGVEEITVKDA, from the coding sequence ATGAGCACCACTAAAATTGTATACGGACTTTATGCTGACGACGACGATTTAATGAACGGCGTTAAAGCATTCAACGATAAAGGAATCGCAATCAACGAAGTTTATACTCCGTTTCCGGTTCACGGACTAGACAAAGCTTTAGGTTTAAAGAAAACCAGAATTTCTGATGCCGCTTTCATCTATGCTTGTTATGGTGTAACGATCGGTGCTACTCTTACCTGGTATGTGATGAATCACGACTGGCCTCAGAATATCGGTGGTAAACCAGCTTTTGACTGGGGGCACAACATGCCGGCATTCGTAGTTCCAATGTTCGAATTAATGGTATTCTGTGCAGCTCACATGATGTCTTTAACTTTCCTGGTTAGAAACAAAATGTATCCAGGAGCTCCTGCTCAGAACCCGGACCCAAGAACTACTGATGATAAATTCATGATGGAATTCGTAACTGAAGATGTAGAATCTGTAAAACAGTTGCTTATTGAAACTGGAGTTGAAGAAATAACTGTTAAAGACGCTTAA
- a CDS encoding c-type cytochrome, producing MISWRKHYKKTLIAIGLLLSTSASFYGQDGDPKNGEKLFKANCTACHALDKQVVGPPLKGVVERVKTEGGVDKDWLHKWIKDNKALRASGDKYANEIFEKFNKTEMQVFPNLTDKDIDDILAFTTNPPAPEEKKPEATPATDATAAAPADKTTTNVVIISLLAIAGLLVWILVKLRQLVKLGQSEDLAGLNETRVRSFSEMYEKFHFIGKGLLAILAILAAYGVWNWLMWIGVYKGYKPEQPIYFSHKIHAGEQKIDCQLCHSSAKYGKVSEIPSMNVCMNCHRTISEYNADHYMEPGKDKAFYDGEIQKIYAATGWDPAKQQYTGKTQPVEWTRIHNMPDFVYFNHSQHVIAGEQAIINSFNKKNPNNKIDVVCKACHGKIDTMNVVQMANDFTMGWCIECHRTTEVDMNNGYNKEYFKNLHDKLKKQYPQDGGKITVDAIGGLECGKCHY from the coding sequence ATGATTAGTTGGAGAAAGCATTATAAAAAAACGTTGATCGCGATAGGCTTATTGCTATCAACCAGTGCTTCATTTTACGGGCAAGACGGCGATCCTAAAAACGGAGAGAAACTTTTCAAAGCGAATTGTACTGCATGTCACGCGCTGGACAAACAAGTTGTAGGGCCACCATTAAAAGGGGTTGTAGAACGAGTAAAGACAGAAGGTGGTGTAGACAAAGATTGGCTTCACAAGTGGATCAAAGACAACAAAGCTCTGAGAGCTTCTGGGGATAAATACGCTAATGAGATTTTTGAAAAGTTTAATAAGACTGAAATGCAGGTCTTTCCGAATCTTACAGATAAGGATATTGACGACATTTTAGCTTTCACAACTAACCCTCCTGCTCCGGAGGAGAAAAAGCCGGAAGCAACTCCTGCAACTGACGCTACTGCGGCAGCACCTGCAGACAAAACTACTACAAACGTTGTAATCATTTCACTTTTAGCGATCGCAGGTTTACTGGTTTGGATCTTGGTTAAACTAAGACAATTGGTAAAACTAGGTCAGTCTGAAGATTTAGCCGGACTTAATGAAACAAGAGTTCGTTCTTTCAGTGAAATGTATGAGAAGTTCCACTTCATTGGTAAAGGTCTATTGGCAATCCTTGCTATTTTAGCTGCTTACGGAGTATGGAACTGGCTAATGTGGATCGGGGTTTACAAAGGGTACAAACCTGAGCAGCCTATCTACTTCTCTCACAAAATCCACGCCGGAGAACAGAAAATTGACTGTCAGTTATGTCACTCCAGTGCTAAATACGGAAAAGTATCTGAAATTCCTTCTATGAACGTTTGTATGAACTGTCACAGAACAATTTCTGAATACAACGCAGATCACTACATGGAGCCTGGAAAAGACAAGGCATTCTATGACGGTGAAATCCAGAAGATCTACGCAGCAACAGGTTGGGATCCTGCAAAACAACAGTACACAGGAAAAACACAGCCGGTTGAATGGACAAGAATCCACAACATGCCAGACTTCGTTTACTTCAACCACTCTCAGCACGTAATTGCTGGAGAACAGGCGATCATCAATTCTTTCAACAAAAAGAATCCTAACAACAAAATTGATGTTGTATGTAAAGCTTGTCATGGTAAAATTGATACAATGAATGTTGTTCAGATGGCTAACGACTTTACTATGGGATGGTGTATCGAGTGCCACAGAACGACTGAAGTTGATATGAACAACGGTTATAATAAAGAGTACTTCAAAAATCTACATGACAAGTTGAAAAAACAATATCCACAAGATGGAGGTAAGATCACTGTAGATGCAATTGGAGGTCTTGAGTGTGGTAAATGTCATTATTAA
- the nrfD gene encoding NrfD/PsrC family molybdoenzyme membrane anchor subunit: MSGHYEAPIREPLIIGHKTYHDITEDIARPIEERAGKLWWISLYAALVLFLYGFGCIAYTIGTGIGAWGLNRTINWGWDITNFVWWVGIGHAGTLISAVLLLFRQRWRMSVNRSAEAMTIFAVVQAAIFPVIHMGRVWVGYWVFPLPNQFGSLWGNFNSPLLWDVFAISTYFSVSTVFWFMGLIPDFAMIRDRAKTPWTKKIYTFLAFGWGGKAKHWQRFEELSLVLAGLATPLVFSVHTTVSFDFATSVIKGWHSTIYPPYFVAGAIFSGFAMVQTLLLVARKVCHLEEYITMYHIEIMNIVIILTGGMVTVAYATEYFIGWYSGSRFEDFTYLSPGAAVGPYWWAFWSLIICNLVIPASFWFKRLRTNIIWTFIVALIINIGMWFERFDIIVINLSRDYLPGSWTMFKPTIIDVGVYLGTIGFFSVLFLLYARTFPVIAQAELKSILKISGETYKAKEGDEHH; this comes from the coding sequence ATGTCAGGACATTACGAAGCTCCGATAAGGGAACCTCTAATTATTGGTCACAAAACTTATCACGATATTACAGAAGATATCGCACGACCTATCGAAGAAAGAGCAGGTAAATTATGGTGGATCTCATTATATGCTGCACTAGTTCTATTCCTCTATGGATTCGGCTGTATCGCTTACACTATCGGGACAGGTATTGGAGCATGGGGGCTTAACAGAACTATTAACTGGGGTTGGGATATTACCAACTTCGTATGGTGGGTAGGTATCGGTCACGCCGGGACCCTAATCTCAGCAGTATTATTATTATTTAGACAGAGATGGAGAATGTCTGTAAACAGATCTGCAGAGGCGATGACGATCTTTGCGGTTGTACAGGCAGCAATCTTCCCTGTAATCCACATGGGTAGAGTTTGGGTTGGATACTGGGTATTCCCTTTACCAAACCAATTCGGTTCTCTTTGGGGGAACTTCAACTCTCCTCTACTTTGGGACGTATTTGCGATCTCTACATATTTCTCAGTATCAACTGTATTCTGGTTCATGGGACTAATCCCTGACTTTGCAATGATCAGAGATAGAGCGAAAACTCCTTGGACTAAGAAAATTTATACATTCCTTGCATTCGGTTGGGGTGGTAAAGCAAAACACTGGCAAAGATTCGAAGAACTTTCTTTGGTTCTTGCAGGTTTGGCAACTCCACTTGTATTCTCAGTACACACTACCGTATCTTTTGACTTCGCAACTTCGGTAATTAAAGGATGGCACTCAACAATCTATCCTCCTTATTTCGTTGCCGGTGCGATCTTCTCAGGATTTGCAATGGTACAGACCCTATTGTTGGTTGCAAGAAAAGTATGTCACTTAGAAGAATATATTACAATGTATCATATCGAAATTATGAACATCGTAATCATCTTAACGGGTGGTATGGTAACTGTAGCTTACGCAACTGAATATTTCATCGGATGGTACTCAGGATCCAGATTTGAAGATTTCACATATCTTTCTCCGGGTGCTGCTGTAGGACCTTACTGGTGGGCATTCTGGTCATTGATCATCTGTAACCTTGTTATTCCTGCTTCTTTCTGGTTCAAGAGACTAAGAACGAACATTATCTGGACATTCATTGTTGCATTAATCATCAACATCGGTATGTGGTTCGAGCGTTTTGATATCATCGTTATCAACCTTTCAAGAGACTACTTACCAGGATCATGGACTATGTTTAAGCCAACGATCATTGATGTGGGTGTATACTTAGGAACGATCGGATTCTTCTCTGTATTATTCTTATTATACGCAAGAACATTCCCTGTAATTGCACAGGCTGAATTAAAATCGATTTTGAAAATCTCAGGTGAAACTTATAAAGCAAAAGAAGGAGATGAGCACCACTAA
- a CDS encoding TAT-variant-translocated molybdopterin oxidoreductase — MASNKIQFRSIHELKDPALNNKLAQKEFQEEIPVEDFLGDAEKNGSSTSRRDFLKLLGFSTAAVTLAACEAPVIKTIPYVVKPHDIIPGIPNYYASTYFDGFDFASVLVKTREGRPIKIEPNPAGGDLGKTNARAQASVLSLYDNDKVKQPKLDGKDETFDKVDSFVIKGLEEAKASGKKIVVLSHSFASPTFKKLFAEFKAKYPTAELVTYDAFPYSAGLDAAQEVFGQRALPVYDLKGSELVVSFQADFLGDYNASSLETSYAAARKPGPNMLRHIQVESNMSLTGANADSRYRLKPSAVNKTLVEVYNAIVGGGTSDKTATEIANELKAKGSKAIVFADGSKGAQVLAHLINQKLGSVAFTGKANFLKEFDGARYQEFLGWVNGGQVGVLVTNNVDPIYSHPKGEDFKKSLSKVPYVIAVADKKNEMYKAAKAVIPVANWLESWGDIEPQTGVYSLMQPTIQKIYKSRQIEESLLVWKNGKNNAANNYYDYLKANSASLLGGTSFNKALYNGINASTNATTLAYAGGNAAQAVAELGNFKASELELVLYTKTSMGDGTQANNPWLQELPDPITRMSWDNYLTISPKDAEKFAIDNDLNARMQLDGSIVNLTVNGVTIKDVPVFVQPGQAEGSVGLALGYGKKNSGATADTGVNAYPLFDGSNLVLSGVKIEKTGEDHEFAGIQLQNTLMGRYEIAKEVPLADFINVAFDDEHKGWNKPLEYHTISGALPARKIDLWDAFDDTDGPHFNLSIDLNSCTGCGACIIACQAENNVPVVGKEEVRMSRDMYWLRIDRYYSSRQTVEVYEGLKEGMAVPELYGTAFNKEGGALNHPADNPDVIFQPVMCQHCNHAPCETVCPVAATSHGKQGQNHMAYNRCIGTRYCANNCPYKVRRFNWFTYNLNDKFDFNMNNDLGRMVLNPDVVVRTRGVMEKCSMCIQMTQNTILEAKKEGRRVKDGEFQTACSKACSTGAMTFGDMNDKDSSIREQYASNRRYYLLEEIGTKPNVFYHTKVRNRVEK; from the coding sequence ATGGCTTCAAACAAAATACAATTCAGAAGTATTCATGAACTTAAAGATCCGGCTTTGAATAATAAGCTGGCTCAGAAAGAGTTTCAGGAAGAAATTCCGGTAGAAGATTTCCTTGGAGATGCTGAGAAAAACGGATCAAGTACTTCAAGAAGAGATTTCCTTAAATTACTAGGATTCTCTACAGCAGCAGTTACCTTAGCTGCCTGCGAAGCTCCGGTAATCAAAACGATTCCTTACGTGGTAAAACCGCATGATATTATTCCGGGAATCCCTAATTATTACGCTTCAACCTATTTTGACGGTTTCGACTTTGCTAGTGTTTTGGTAAAAACCCGTGAAGGTAGACCTATCAAAATTGAACCAAACCCAGCTGGAGGCGATTTAGGTAAAACTAACGCAAGAGCTCAGGCAAGTGTACTTTCTCTTTATGATAATGATAAAGTAAAGCAGCCTAAGCTGGATGGTAAAGATGAAACTTTCGACAAAGTAGACAGTTTTGTTATTAAAGGTTTGGAAGAAGCTAAAGCGTCTGGCAAAAAGATTGTGGTTTTATCACACTCTTTTGCTTCACCAACTTTCAAAAAGTTATTCGCTGAATTCAAAGCTAAATATCCTACAGCTGAATTAGTAACATATGATGCTTTCCCTTACTCTGCAGGATTAGATGCAGCTCAGGAAGTATTCGGACAAAGAGCATTACCTGTTTATGACCTTAAAGGTTCTGAATTGGTAGTTTCTTTCCAGGCTGATTTCTTAGGAGACTATAACGCTTCAAGCTTAGAAACTTCTTATGCAGCAGCTAGAAAGCCAGGACCAAACATGTTGAGACACATTCAGGTGGAATCTAACATGTCTTTAACCGGTGCTAATGCTGACTCAAGATACAGATTAAAACCAAGTGCTGTAAACAAAACTTTAGTTGAAGTTTACAACGCAATCGTAGGTGGCGGTACTTCTGATAAGACTGCAACTGAAATTGCTAACGAATTGAAAGCAAAAGGTAGCAAAGCTATAGTTTTTGCTGACGGTTCTAAAGGAGCACAGGTTTTAGCACACTTAATCAACCAGAAATTAGGTTCAGTAGCTTTCACAGGTAAAGCAAACTTCCTTAAAGAATTTGACGGAGCAAGATACCAGGAATTCCTGGGATGGGTAAACGGTGGACAAGTTGGTGTATTGGTTACCAACAACGTAGACCCTATTTATTCTCATCCAAAAGGAGAAGATTTCAAAAAATCTTTATCTAAAGTTCCTTATGTAATTGCTGTAGCAGATAAGAAAAATGAAATGTACAAAGCAGCGAAAGCTGTAATTCCTGTAGCTAACTGGCTGGAGTCTTGGGGAGATATCGAACCACAGACAGGAGTATATTCATTAATGCAGCCTACGATCCAGAAAATCTACAAATCAAGACAGATTGAAGAATCTCTATTGGTTTGGAAGAACGGAAAAAACAATGCAGCAAACAATTACTACGATTATTTAAAAGCAAACTCTGCTTCTCTTTTAGGTGGTACTTCTTTCAACAAAGCATTGTATAACGGTATCAACGCTTCTACCAACGCAACTACTTTAGCTTATGCAGGTGGAAACGCTGCTCAGGCTGTTGCTGAACTAGGAAACTTTAAAGCTTCTGAATTAGAATTAGTATTATACACTAAGACTTCAATGGGAGACGGTACTCAGGCAAACAACCCTTGGTTACAAGAATTACCTGATCCAATCACAAGAATGTCTTGGGATAACTATCTGACAATTTCTCCTAAAGATGCAGAGAAGTTTGCAATTGATAACGATCTTAACGCTAGAATGCAGTTAGATGGTTCTATCGTAAACCTTACTGTAAACGGAGTAACAATAAAAGACGTTCCTGTATTCGTACAACCTGGACAAGCTGAAGGATCTGTAGGTCTTGCACTTGGTTATGGTAAGAAAAACTCAGGAGCAACTGCTGATACCGGTGTAAATGCTTATCCTTTATTTGACGGTTCTAACCTTGTGCTTTCAGGTGTTAAAATTGAGAAAACAGGAGAAGATCACGAATTCGCAGGTATCCAGCTTCAAAATACATTGATGGGTCGTTATGAAATCGCGAAGGAAGTTCCTTTGGCAGATTTCATCAACGTAGCTTTCGATGATGAACACAAAGGATGGAACAAACCTTTGGAATACCACACGATCAGCGGAGCACTTCCAGCGAGAAAAATCGACCTTTGGGATGCTTTTGATGATACAGATGGTCCTCACTTCAACTTATCTATTGACCTGAACTCTTGTACTGGTTGTGGAGCATGTATCATTGCTTGTCAGGCAGAAAACAACGTTCCTGTAGTAGGTAAAGAAGAAGTAAGAATGTCCAGAGATATGTACTGGTTAAGAATTGACCGTTACTATTCTTCAAGACAAACGGTAGAAGTATACGAAGGGTTAAAAGAAGGAATGGCTGTACCAGAATTATACGGTACTGCATTCAACAAAGAAGGAGGTGCATTGAACCACCCTGCTGATAATCCGGATGTGATCTTCCAGCCAGTAATGTGTCAGCACTGTAACCACGCTCCATGTGAAACTGTATGTCCGGTAGCGGCTACTTCACACGGTAAGCAAGGTCAAAACCATATGGCTTACAACAGATGTATCGGTACAAGATATTGTGCAAACAACTGTCCATACAAAGTAAGACGTTTCAACTGGTTTACTTATAACCTAAATGACAAGTTCGATTTCAACATGAACAATGATTTAGGAAGAATGGTACTTAACCCGGACGTAGTTGTAAGAACTAGAGGGGTAATGGAGAAATGTTCAATGTGTATCCAAATGACTCAGAATACAATTCTTGAGGCTAAGAAAGAAGGAAGAAGAGTGAAGGATGGAGAATTCCAGACTGCTTGTTCTAAAGCTTGTTCTACTGGAGCAATGACATTTGGAGACATGAATGATAAAGATTCTTCGATCAGAGAGCAATATGCATCTAACAGAAGATATTATTTACTAGAGGAGATCGGAACAAAACCAAACGTGTTCTATCACACTAAAGTAAGAAACAGAGTAGAAAAATAA
- a CDS encoding c-type cytochrome: protein MKKNVLKITAVLGLTTVLLNSCGPKENTPLVYFPDMYFPVAYDPLMKAQDAYSDHENEIPAFVKNNGATGLSPVEGSVAQNKDGVFEESLLPKNVDEYNAGYEASKKLTVSPLNPANAAKDLERGKILFDHTCAACHGTGGDGQGPIVQSGAFSGVPNYADRELTVGSVHYVLTNGRNAMGSYAGQLNAGDRWRVAMYVMSAFKKGAAAPAAATAAAPATTETTTETKK, encoded by the coding sequence ATGAAAAAGAATGTATTAAAAATTACAGCGGTTTTAGGTTTAACAACAGTTTTACTTAACTCTTGCGGACCAAAGGAGAACACTCCGTTGGTATATTTCCCGGACATGTATTTTCCGGTAGCTTATGATCCGTTGATGAAAGCTCAGGATGCTTACTCAGATCATGAAAATGAAATTCCTGCTTTTGTTAAAAATAATGGTGCAACAGGTCTTTCTCCGGTAGAAGGATCAGTTGCTCAGAATAAAGATGGAGTTTTTGAAGAAAGCTTATTACCTAAAAATGTTGACGAGTACAACGCAGGGTATGAAGCCTCTAAAAAACTTACAGTATCTCCTTTGAACCCAGCTAATGCAGCGAAGGATCTTGAAAGAGGTAAAATATTGTTTGATCACACTTGTGCTGCATGTCACGGTACAGGAGGTGACGGACAAGGACCTATCGTACAAAGTGGAGCATTCTCCGGAGTGCCAAACTATGCTGACAGAGAACTTACTGTAGGATCTGTTCATTATGTATTAACAAACGGTAGAAATGCCATGGGATCTTATGCGGGACAATTGAACGCAGGAGACAGATGGAGAGTAGCAATGTATGTGATGAGTGCTTTCAAAAAAGGAGCAGCAGCACCGGCAGCAGCTACAGCGGCGGCACCAGCAACAACTGAAACGACTACCGAAACTAAAAAATAA